The following coding sequences lie in one Halogeometricum rufum genomic window:
- a CDS encoding DUF7859 family protein, which yields MSARPLQGLLGDAVDFVLTNPIFVGFVVLLLLFVFFGYLFVRRTLLGLREGYDDGYGKE from the coding sequence ATGTCCGCCCGTCCGCTCCAGGGCCTCCTCGGCGACGCCGTCGACTTCGTCCTGACCAACCCGATATTCGTCGGGTTCGTCGTCTTACTGCTGTTGTTCGTCTTCTTCGGCTACCTGTTCGTCCGTCGGACGCTCCTCGGGTTACGCGAGGGCTACGACGACGGCTACGGTAAGGAGTAG